A genome region from Anopheles stephensi strain Indian chromosome 2, UCI_ANSTEP_V1.0, whole genome shotgun sequence includes the following:
- the LOC118503945 gene encoding transcription factor SPT20 homolog produces the protein MHRYVALVAFLAVAVTAKAQYPAAGWRPEGAQFRLPTEYGAPLLLLQPQPQRVNVQITRENVQFAGRQIAQEQVTTTAEPVTQSTPATSSTTEQAEQDPLNVQGLPSDQRKDFQQRANLREQKVNRPLPANFAQRPLFPVSGQLRALPAVRGNVFQQQVVQPQPAPVQPLAAPAETYGPPDQEEEPQQPEEQPVTTEQPQVPQDESDDDYDEDAGRTVVAVSNSFSGQYYILAPDNTLQRVVFSTMVTDEDRQVNGFSAQLKYSPVDPIRDPVYTYDEQGQLVRIYKK, from the exons ATGCATCGTTACGTCGCACTGGTAGCATTCCTCGCGGTCGCCGTGACTGCTAAGGCACAGTATCCTGCAGCCGGATGGCGTCCGGAAGGAGCTCAATTTCGTCTGCCGACGGAGTACGGTGCACCCTTGCTGTTGCTTCAACCCCAGCCGCAGCGTGTGAACGTTCAAATCACGCGTGAAAACGTACAATTCGCTGGACGTCAAATAGCTCAGGAACAGGTAACCACTACCGCTGAACCCGTAACGCAATCGACCCCAGCCACATCATCCACAACTGAACAG GCGGAACAGGATCCACTCAATGTGCAAGGACTACCATCCGACCAGCGAAAGGACTTCCAGCAGCGTGCAAATCTTCGTGAGCAAAAGGTGAACCGACCGTTGCCCGCCAACTTTGCCCAACGTCCACTGTTCCCAGTCAGTGGACAGCTTCGTGCACTGCCCGCAGTACGTGGAAATGTATTCCAGCAACAGGTAGTTCAACCTCAGCCAGCCCCGGTTCAACCGCTAGCTGCGCCAGCAGAAACATACGGTCCACcggaccaggaagaagaaCCACAGCAGCCGGAGGAGCAGCCAGTAACGACCGAACAACCGCAAGTTCCACAAGACGAAAGCGACGATGATTACGATGAAGATGCTGGTCGTACGGTTGTAGCCGTGTCCAACTCGTTCTCGGGACAGTACTACATTCTGGCCCCCGACAACACGCTGCAGCGCGTCGTCTTTAGCACCATGGTTACGGATGAAGATCGCCAGGTAAATGGGTTTTCCGCCCAGCTGAAATACTCTCCGGTGGATCCCATTCGCGATCCGGTGTACACGTACGACGAGCAGGGTCAGTTGGTTCGAATCTACAAGAAGTGA
- the LOC118503949 gene encoding transmembrane protein 222 produces the protein MSLHSDTSEDLSRNSTEMGLPPINFVDDKYPYCIVWTPIPVLTWFFPFIGHMGIAMSNGVIRDFAGPYFVSEDNMGFGRPTRYLRLHPAHAFGGSQNWDESVVKASATYGARMHNLFCDNCHSHVGMALALMRYKEYSNWNMVVLAFWMFFRGKYVGVRGFIKTWLPFLIILTICALVAMYSKWTI, from the coding sequence ATGTCCCTGCATAGCGATACATCCGAAGATTTATCGCGCAACTCTACCGAGATGGGACTGCCCCCGATCAACTTTGTCGACGACAAATATCCTTACTGCATCGTCTGGACACCGATTCCGGTGCTGACCTGGTTTTTTCCGTTCATCGGCCACATGGGTATCGCCATGTCGAACGGCGTGATACGCGACTTTGCCGGACCGTACTTCGTGTCGGAGGACAATATGGGCTTCGGGCGGCCCACGCGTTACTTGCGCCTGCATCCGGCACACGCGTTCGGAGGTTCCCAGAACTGGGACGAATCGGTAGTCAAGGCGTCGGCTACGTACGGCGCACGGATGCACAACCTGTTCTGCGACAATTGCCACTCGCACGTAGGAATGGCACTGGCGCTGATGCGGTACAAAGAGTACAGCAACTGGAACATGGTAGTGCTGGCGTTTTGGATGTTTTTCAGAGGCAAGTACGTCGGTGTGCGGGGATTCATCAAAACCTGGCTACCGTTTCTTATTATACTGACTATCTGCGCACTGGTTGCAATGTACTCTAAGTGGACTATCTAG
- the LOC118503938 gene encoding uncharacterized protein LOC118503938 — protein MATNNVKLPDLIHKWIEVQKKVTELERTKPLDIDAINLTLLLKSMGLRLQYLDFETEKSNTDNLTITVKCNRSGMRAELSYELLRCSCPEKSDRESSFWEVQGTGPTVFSKFKNNASSNLLPDVSESCALVSKAMLSNLLDFYEASIREVKEGKEQAMLHSPLKSPRPKVSVISPGLTMKKPFSTPPAEGKCSLRIDVAAAPGASDAPEEQIIKGEDPGKDETIPNSSPMLARQGIGNETKSNTSSESVGINNKTHELPNSEYPVNKPVIDAVLSPAHTSVADENAYEAMKTLVTSSPNEKPVDTAVNTQHDRDLNVISYLQEARIQIDMALMLMKVNTAQDVTDGFVGPITPQHATAISRKSLVSTPRFAPPRSNSLLSIERRRPTSGGDVGAVKKTTSASSLQSTSRLSIGSVAGRADTPRPSVAQVKSVAALRKPGGMRPPGTPQAQQPSVGLKKPPTTGSIALLSGQRKLLPPSGTPPSIGRNILKPAAAGGRLPSGSGLIQRSSSASHISKK, from the exons ATGGCGACAAACAACGTTAAGCTGCCGGATTTGATCCACAAATGGATCGAGGTGCAGAAAAAGGTTACCGAATTGGAACGAACAAAG CCACTCGATATTGACGCAATCAACCTGACACTGTTGCTGAAATCGATGGGCCTGCGGTTGCAGTATCTGGACTTTGAGACGGAAAAAAGCAACACCGACAATCTGACGATCACCGTCAAATGCAACCGATCCGGCATGAGGGCGGAGCTGAGCTACGAGCTGCTGCGCTGTAGCTGCCCGGAAAAGTCCGACCGGGAAAGCTCGTTCTGGGAGGTGCAAGGAACGGGACCGACGGTGTTTTCCAAGTTTAAGAATAATGCTTCCTCGAACCTGCTGCCGGACGTGTCGGAAAGCTGTGCACTCGTGTCGAAAGCGATGCTCTCGAATCTGTTGGACTTTTACGAGGCCAGCATTCGGGAGGTGAAGGAAGGCAAGGAGCAGGCAATGTTACACTCACCGCTGAAATCACCCCGACCGAAGGTGAGCGTCATAAGTCCGGGATTGACGATGAAGAAGCCTTTTTCGACACCACCGGCCGAAGGGAAATGCTCATTGCGTATCGACGTGGCGGCGGCACCGGGTGCAAGCGATGCACCGGAGGAACAGATTATCAAAGGAGAAGACCCTGGAAAGGATGAAACAATTCCGAACAGTTCACCGATGCTTGCTCGTCAAGGTATCGGGAATGAAACGAAATCCAATACATCCTCCGAGAGTGTgggaataaacaacaaaacgcacGAGCTGCCGAATTCTGAGTATCCCGTAAACAAACCGGTGATCGATGCCGTCCTAAGCCCTGCGCATACCAGCGTAGCAGACGAAAATGCGTACGAAGCTATGAAAACGCTCGTCACCTCCAGCCCAAATGAGAAACCCGTCGATACGGCGGTCAACACCCAGCACGATCGTGATCTGAACGTGATTAGCTATCTGCAGGAAGCACGCATCCAGATCGATATGGCTCTAATGCTGATGAAAGTCAATACCGCGCAGGATGTTACGGACGGGTTCGTAGGCCCTATCACACCCCAGCATGCAACGGCCATTTCGCGAAAATCGCTCGTTTCCACCCCAAGATTTGCGCCACCCCGTTCCAACTCGTTGCTAAGCATCGAACGAAGGCGTCCGACGAGTGGAGGTGATGTTGGGGCTGTGAAGAAAACAACCTCCGCATCCTCGCTACAGTCCACCTCTCGATTGTCGATCGGAAGTGTTGCAGGACGAGCTGACACGCCGAGACCGTCCGTGGCGCAAGTAAAATCGGTTGCTGCACTACGGAAACCCGGTGGCATGAGACCGCCAGGTACACCCCAAGCACAGCAGCCATCGGTTGGTTTGAAGAAACCACCCACCACTGGTTCTATTGCATTGCTGTCCGGCCAAAGAAAATTGTTGCCTCCGAGCGGCACTCCTCCATCGATCGGAAGAAATATTCTCAAACCGGCGGCAGCTGGTGGCCGTCTGCCGTCCGGGAGCGGCCTCATTCAACGATCATCGAGTGCGTCGCATATAAGCAAAAAATAG
- the LOC118503942 gene encoding DNA polymerase interacting tetratricopeptide repeat-containing, protein of 47 kDa, with protein sequence MEEKQAKKVLSEQERLELAAQLDRDLDAFISSLEKRRYTEGWPEDRWEEEMAKHPFFMQKSPEPGEPLSPLMEGLQQLKYDPQENTEQELADTYKEDGRFYMQHRKFRMAVLSYTEALRYKVGDAAYKAILYNNRSAANYSLKNYRTSLQDAQKALELNPDYDKPRWRAAQCASALDRFDLCVELCDTILQRDSTNSAAVELRKSCLARKAAQNRDSRKEARLEREKEQKWDRLVAELQKRMVKFEEPKALDDERKLRPRLAPLEDFMVSCDENGVLSWPVVFCYPEFQTTDFQQQLPETTKMQEVLEQLFEEPLEYDKAGLYRANKVNVYYENRILGFPYIVDKNKTIQEIVAERTFLVYQGTLTFYIVVKGSKQEESFVNQTRIPLKLNHW encoded by the exons ATGGAAGAAAAACAGGCGAAAAAAGTGCTTTCCGAGCAGGAACGGCTTGAATTGGCGGCCCAGCTGGATAGAGACCTGGATGCCTTCATCAGCTCGCTGGAGAAAAGGCGCTACACCGAAGGATGGCCCGAAGACCGCTGGGAGGAAGAGATGGCCAAGCATCCGTTTTTCATGCAAAAATCACCCGAACCGGGCGAACCACTGAGCCCACTGATGGAAGGACTGCAGCAGCTGAAGTACGATCCACAGGAAAACACGGAGCAAGAGCTGGCCGATACGTACAAAGAGGACGGCCGGTTCTACATGCAGCACCGCAAGTTCCGGATGGCCGTGCTGAGCTACACGGAAGCGCTCCGGTACAAGGTTGGCGATGCGGCGTACAAAGCGATCCTGTACAATAATCGTAGCGCCGCAAACTACTCGCTGAAAAACTACCGCACTTCCCTGCAAGACGCTCAGAAAGCGTTGGAGTTGAACCCCGACTACGACAAGCCCCGGTGGCGTGCGGCCCAGTGTGCCtcggcactcgatcggttcgatCTGTGCGTTGAGCTCTGCGACACAATACTGCAGCGTGATTCTACAAACAGTGCCGCGGTCGAGTTGCGAAAATCTTGCCTCGCGCGAAAAGCCGCACAGAATCGTGACAGCCGGAAGGAAGCTCGCCTGGAGCGGGAAAAGGAGCAGAAATGGGATCGGCTCGTGGCGGAGTTGCAGAAGCGGATGGTAAAGTTTGAGGAACCAAAAGCGCTGGACGATGAGCGTAAGCTGCGGCCACGTTTGGCACCGTTGGAAGACTTTATGGTATCGTGCGATGAAAATGGTGTCCTATCCTGGCCGGTAGTGTTTTGCTATCCAGAGTTTCAAACGACCgatttccagcagcagcttccgGAAACGACCAA aATGCAAGAAGTGCTGGAGCAACTGTTCGAGGAACCGCTCGAGTACGATAAGGCGGGTTTGTACCGGGCAAACAAAGTAAACGTTTACTATGAAAATAGGATTCTTGGCTTTCCCTACATCGTGGACAAGAATAAAACGATCCAGGAGATTGTAGCAGAACGGACGTTCCTCGTGTACCAGGGTACCCTTACGTTTTACATTGTGGTGAAGGGCTCCAAGCAGGAAGAATCGTTCGTGAATCAAACAAGGATACCACTTAAACTCAATCATTGGTGA
- the LOC118503951 gene encoding RNA polymerase II transcriptional coactivator → MPKNKKVQESTDSDTSFEDRTPAKQAKKTEKRSDSGQKDEGGFELDKNRKVSVSEFKGKVYVGIREYYEKDGKTLPSKKGISLTVPQWKKLLEQADAINEEIKKF, encoded by the exons ATGCCGAAAAACAAGAAAGTGCAAGAATCGACCGATTCCGACACTAGCTTTGAAGAT CGCACACCGGCAAAGCAAGCCAAGAAGACCGAGAAACGCTCCGATTCCGGCCAGAAGGATGAGGGCGGCTTCGAGCTGGACAAAAATCGCAAAGTGTCGGTGTCCGAATTTAAAGGCAAGGTGTACGTTGGCATACGCGAGTATTACGAAAAGGATGGTAAAACGCTGCCCTCCAAGAAAGGTATTAGCCTCACGGTGCCACAATGGAAGAAGCTGCTCGAACAGGCCGATGCCATCAATGAGGAGATAAAAAAGTTCTAA